A single Roseofilum casamattae BLCC-M143 DNA region contains:
- a CDS encoding CPBP family intramembrane glutamic endopeptidase: MTDQLPNNSDLEPMTRSQILIAMGVTAAILLVVAKIWLAVGSVTQIPTQLQLESLAVGGVLGLAITAASALVYALWPGYRQSADLYLAMVLSPLSYPDLIWLGLLPGLSEEFLFRGVMIPALGFNAIALILSSACFGILHLSGSSQWPYVIWATLVGLALGYSALATGNLLVPIFAHIITNIASSLTWKLGNSPS, from the coding sequence GTGACCGACCAACTTCCCAATAACTCAGACTTAGAACCCATGACGCGATCGCAGATTTTAATTGCCATGGGAGTAACTGCTGCGATCCTCTTAGTCGTTGCGAAAATCTGGTTAGCGGTTGGTTCCGTAACCCAGATTCCAACTCAATTACAACTCGAAAGCCTTGCCGTTGGCGGCGTTTTAGGCCTGGCCATTACCGCAGCCAGCGCCCTCGTTTATGCCTTGTGGCCGGGTTATCGACAAAGTGCCGATCTTTATCTGGCCATGGTGCTGAGTCCGTTAAGCTATCCCGATCTGATTTGGTTGGGACTGCTGCCTGGATTAAGTGAAGAATTTTTATTTCGAGGCGTAATGATCCCGGCTTTGGGATTTAATGCCATTGCTTTAATTCTCTCGAGTGCTTGCTTTGGGATATTGCACCTGAGCGGAAGCAGTCAATGGCCCTACGTGATTTGGGCAACGTTAGTGGGACTGGCTTTAGGTTACAGCGCTCTGGCCACAGGCAACTTACTGGTTCCGATTTTCGCTCATATTATTACCAATATTGCCTCTAGCCTCACTTGGAAATTAGGGAACTCTCCATCTTAG
- a CDS encoding YqeG family HAD IIIA-type phosphatase, whose translation MTSNHLLQPDLVLGGSILHLTPQLLQSQGLKGLILDVDDTLVPISATSVSQELQQWIAQIRPVVSLWLVSNNLNWVRIRSIAESLDLPFMMGAAKPSRRKLRQAVEQMALPVEEVAMVGDRLFTDILAGNRLGMFTILVEPMENPGMHDRLFPVRSFEVWFSQALGACLTPSTENVTNLDKR comes from the coding sequence ATGACTTCAAACCATTTGCTCCAACCCGATCTCGTCCTTGGTGGTTCGATTTTGCATCTCACGCCTCAGTTGCTGCAATCCCAGGGTTTGAAAGGCCTGATTTTAGATGTTGACGATACTCTGGTTCCGATAAGTGCCACCTCAGTTTCCCAAGAGCTGCAACAATGGATTGCTCAAATTAGACCTGTCGTTTCGCTGTGGTTGGTGAGCAACAATCTCAATTGGGTAAGAATTCGCAGTATTGCTGAGTCCTTAGACTTACCCTTCATGATGGGAGCGGCGAAACCGTCGCGGCGCAAACTGCGACAAGCGGTGGAACAGATGGCCTTGCCTGTTGAAGAGGTGGCGATGGTTGGCGATCGCCTGTTCACTGATATTTTGGCTGGGAATCGGTTGGGCATGTTTACAATTCTCGTCGAACCCATGGAAAATCCCGGTATGCACGATCGCCTGTTTCCGGTGCGATCGTTTGAAGTGTGGTTCTCTCAAGCCTTAGGGGCTTGCTTAACTCCTTCTACCGAGAATGTTACAAATCTTGACAAAAGATAA
- a CDS encoding sensor domain-containing protein: protein MKTPRNPSQLVRAIATLTAQRLPWSSLLQRLREKGFWVGLSLTAILASCGLAYGLVFARVNSPVLPISLVPILSVSFLLAIAAIVHYFQDKNNALGAELDRTQTSLAKSLAQVTSLNVLLQELLRESQTYYQSLTDLLPQSLYHVDREGKLTFVNKAFLESIEQSWDDVIGKTLSDIYPQELADLYQAEDRAVLETQESVDRIAGQQFINSDRLRYFHIIKTPIANSKNEAIGTQAIFLDITERETILEQLQQSQQRYELAAQAGRVGLWEWDFQQNMLHLDGSLETLLGYPVGEEEYSLNDWKQMIYPEDRATILETIEQIIRRGRKQCEIVHRCVDSDGKIRWFLLRGTVQFDPENRPLRLMGTGTEITELKETEQALIQAQEKYHSIFANAIEGIYQTTLDGQWISINPAFARILGYQSPEQLMAVVDNISEQLFVRPGKREELIARLEKDNEINGFEYEVYRLDRSQIWISENSHCVRDREGNILYLEGTIEDITQRKKAQEILEYHAFHDPLTGLLNRTALIERISEYLALARQDLGKLFAVLLIDLNRFKIVNDSLGHFVGDQLLISVARRLESYVEKSGIVSRLNSDEFAVLIPEIRSYDEVLELAECMEDAMANEPFWVQSHEVFITASIGIALSHHESTGLVYEEAERLLRDADTARYHAKQKGRIHHQLFDSTMRGMDECQFQLEMDLRRAIERNEFCLYYQPIICLKTGKIVSFESLIRWKNSDNTIVSPVKFIPIAEVTGLIVPIGEWVIEEACRQIQLWYADGLIADSLCVNVNVSGRQFSQTGLVGIVNDALNKYELNPHHLRVEITEGLMMENIESVVDQLFQLQHLGVRLCIDDFGTGHSSLSRLQVFPIDTLKIDRSFIPLNSDLDKDWELVKSIINLGHSLSMHVVAEGVETTEQQEKLQQLGCDFGQGYLYSRPLDCDGAIALLQTDKAGES from the coding sequence ATGAAAACCCCCCGAAACCCCAGCCAGCTCGTTAGAGCGATCGCAACCTTAACGGCACAGAGGTTACCCTGGAGTTCCTTGTTGCAGCGTCTGCGCGAGAAAGGATTTTGGGTGGGGTTAAGTTTAACTGCAATTTTAGCCAGTTGTGGATTAGCGTACGGTCTAGTGTTTGCTCGAGTCAACTCGCCGGTTTTACCCATATCCCTAGTACCCATCCTATCAGTTAGTTTTCTCTTGGCGATCGCCGCGATCGTTCATTACTTCCAGGATAAAAACAACGCTCTAGGTGCCGAACTCGATCGCACCCAAACCTCTTTAGCCAAAAGCCTCGCTCAGGTTACCAGTCTTAATGTTTTGCTGCAAGAGCTGCTGCGCGAAAGCCAAACCTATTACCAATCTTTGACCGATCTTCTGCCTCAATCGCTCTATCATGTCGATCGCGAGGGTAAATTAACCTTTGTCAACAAGGCCTTTCTCGAGAGTATCGAACAAAGTTGGGACGACGTTATCGGTAAGACGCTATCGGATATTTATCCTCAAGAGCTAGCCGATCTCTATCAAGCCGAAGATCGAGCCGTGCTGGAAACGCAAGAATCGGTAGATCGCATTGCCGGACAGCAATTTATTAATAGCGATCGTCTTCGATACTTTCATATTATTAAAACTCCGATCGCCAATAGCAAGAATGAAGCGATCGGTACTCAAGCTATTTTTTTAGATATTACCGAACGGGAAACAATTCTCGAGCAATTGCAACAAAGTCAACAACGCTATGAGTTAGCAGCTCAAGCTGGGCGAGTGGGTTTGTGGGAATGGGATTTTCAACAGAATATGCTGCACTTAGATGGTAGTTTGGAAACTCTTTTAGGTTATCCAGTTGGTGAAGAAGAATATAGCCTCAATGACTGGAAACAAATGATTTATCCGGAAGATCGCGCCACCATCTTGGAGACTATCGAGCAGATTATTCGTCGCGGCAGAAAACAATGCGAAATCGTTCATCGTTGTGTCGATAGTGACGGTAAGATTCGCTGGTTTTTACTGCGAGGTACGGTACAATTCGATCCCGAAAATCGACCGCTTCGATTGATGGGTACGGGAACTGAAATCACGGAATTGAAGGAAACGGAACAGGCACTCATTCAAGCTCAGGAAAAATATCATAGTATTTTTGCTAATGCTATTGAAGGCATTTATCAAACGACGTTAGACGGTCAATGGATTAGTATTAATCCTGCCTTTGCTCGCATCTTAGGATATCAATCTCCAGAGCAATTGATGGCTGTGGTGGATAATATTAGCGAGCAGTTGTTTGTTCGTCCTGGCAAACGCGAGGAATTAATTGCTCGATTAGAGAAAGATAATGAAATTAATGGATTTGAATATGAAGTCTATCGCTTAGATAGGAGTCAGATTTGGATTTCTGAGAATTCCCATTGCGTGCGCGATCGCGAAGGAAACATTTTATATTTAGAAGGAACAATTGAAGATATTACCCAACGCAAGAAAGCACAAGAAATTCTTGAATATCATGCCTTTCACGATCCTCTGACGGGTTTGTTAAATCGTACCGCTTTGATTGAAAGAATTTCCGAATATTTAGCTCTGGCTCGCCAAGACTTGGGGAAATTGTTTGCCGTCTTACTCATCGATCTGAATCGGTTTAAAATTGTTAATGATAGCTTGGGGCATTTCGTTGGCGATCAGCTCCTGATTAGCGTGGCCAGACGGCTAGAATCTTATGTAGAAAAAAGCGGTATTGTCTCTCGTTTGAATAGCGATGAGTTTGCCGTTCTTATCCCAGAAATCAGAAGTTATGATGAAGTCTTAGAGTTAGCGGAGTGTATGGAAGATGCCATGGCAAATGAACCCTTTTGGGTGCAAAGCCATGAAGTGTTTATTACCGCAAGTATTGGTATTGCTTTATCGCACCACGAATCAACTGGCTTAGTGTATGAAGAGGCAGAACGCTTGCTACGAGATGCAGATACGGCTCGCTACCATGCGAAACAGAAAGGTCGGATTCATCACCAATTGTTTGATAGTACCATGCGCGGGATGGATGAGTGTCAGTTTCAACTGGAAATGGATTTACGGCGAGCGATCGAACGGAATGAGTTTTGCTTGTACTATCAACCAATTATCTGTCTGAAAACTGGAAAAATTGTTAGTTTTGAATCGTTAATTCGGTGGAAAAATAGCGATAATACGATTGTCAGTCCGGTTAAGTTTATTCCAATTGCGGAAGTGACTGGACTGATTGTTCCCATTGGCGAATGGGTGATTGAAGAAGCCTGCCGACAAATCCAACTGTGGTACGCTGATGGGTTAATTGCTGATTCTTTATGCGTTAATGTGAATGTATCCGGGCGGCAGTTTTCTCAAACTGGTTTAGTGGGAATTGTCAATGATGCTTTAAATAAATACGAATTAAATCCCCATCATTTGCGCGTAGAAATTACGGAAGGATTGATGATGGAAAACATCGAATCTGTTGTCGATCAACTCTTCCAACTGCAACATTTAGGAGTTCGTCTTTGTATTGATGATTTTGGTACGGGACACTCGAGCTTGAGTCGCTTGCAAGTGTTTCCCATCGATACCTTGAAGATCGATCGCTCTTTTATTCCATTAAACTCCGATCTCGATAAAGATTGGGAGTTGGTGAAGTCGATTATTAATTTAGGACATAGTTTGTCGATGCATGTGGTAGCGGAAGGGGTAGAAACGACAGAACAGCAAGAGAAACTGCAACAGTTAGGATGCGATTTTGGACAAGGGTATTTGTACTCTCGACCCCTAGATTGCGATGGGGCGATCGCTCTTTTGCAAACTGACAAGGCTGGCGAATCATGA
- a CDS encoding 5-(carboxyamino)imidazole ribonucleotide synthase translates to MRDGQIQRLGIIGGGQLAWMMALEGRQLGIECVVQTPKMSDPAVAVAADVVLAPIDDAIATEKLSETCDLITFENEFIDLDALGALERSGIYFCPSLSALQPLLDKYEQRSYLQRLGIPVPSFEALDWNALPADLDFPLVLKTRRQGYDGQGTVIVKDNAQLHEAREKFGNVPLLREAFVPFDRELAVMAARFPLGEIVIYPVVETQQIDRVCRWVLAPARVSKSVVKTIESIARKLLEELEVIGIFGIEFFLTADERVLVNEIAPRTHNSGHFSLDACQTSQFAQHLRAVGDYPPGDPSMTCTGAVMVNLLGYETSDRDYLSQRQALAEIPGSTVHWYGKTESRVGRKLGHVTVCSDRGERDELQAIARQIESLWYPR, encoded by the coding sequence ATGCGCGACGGACAGATACAACGGTTGGGAATTATTGGAGGCGGACAGCTCGCTTGGATGATGGCTTTGGAAGGGAGGCAATTGGGCATTGAATGCGTGGTGCAAACCCCGAAAATGAGCGATCCTGCAGTTGCAGTTGCCGCTGATGTTGTCTTGGCTCCTATTGATGATGCGATCGCAACTGAGAAATTATCCGAGACCTGCGATTTGATTACATTTGAAAATGAATTTATCGATTTGGATGCTCTGGGGGCTTTAGAGCGTTCTGGAATCTATTTTTGTCCGAGTTTATCTGCCCTCCAGCCTCTGTTAGACAAATACGAACAACGCAGCTATCTACAACGCTTGGGAATTCCCGTTCCCAGCTTTGAGGCATTAGATTGGAATGCACTTCCAGCCGATCTGGACTTTCCTCTAGTGTTGAAAACTCGGCGGCAGGGATATGACGGACAAGGAACGGTAATTGTTAAAGATAATGCCCAGTTGCACGAAGCACGGGAGAAGTTTGGCAACGTGCCTCTGCTGCGGGAAGCCTTTGTGCCGTTCGATCGCGAATTAGCCGTCATGGCTGCTCGTTTTCCCTTGGGAGAGATCGTTATTTATCCGGTGGTAGAAACCCAGCAGATCGATCGCGTTTGTCGCTGGGTTTTAGCTCCCGCTCGAGTAAGCAAGTCGGTCGTCAAAACCATTGAATCTATTGCGCGTAAGTTGCTGGAAGAATTAGAGGTTATTGGTATTTTTGGAATTGAATTTTTCCTCACTGCTGACGAACGAGTACTAGTGAACGAAATTGCCCCGCGCACCCATAACTCCGGTCACTTCAGTCTCGATGCTTGTCAGACCTCTCAGTTTGCCCAACACCTGCGCGCTGTGGGAGACTATCCTCCTGGAGACCCAAGCATGACTTGCACCGGAGCGGTTATGGTTAACTTGCTCGGCTACGAAACCAGCGATCGCGACTATCTGTCCCAGCGGCAAGCCTTAGCTGAAATTCCCGGAAGTACGGTGCATTGGTACGGTAAAACCGAGTCGAGAGTCGGTCGCAAGTTAGGCCACGTTACGGTATGTAGCGATCGCGGCGAACGAGACGAATTGCAGGCGATCGCTCGCCAGATCGAGTCCCTGTGGTATCCCAGATAA
- the mltG gene encoding endolytic transglycosylase MltG has product MTQARPSITKWFFYLILLPAALGFSGWQGWQWWSWAISPVLPATSDAAQTQLLLDIPLGTTGQQIGEDLEAMDAIRSARAWNIWAKWLQLRGRMKPELQGTFQAGTYQLSPTQSLPEIAASIWSGSVVETTYTIPEGWNLEQMGAYFEGQGFFTAAEFLAAVDRISGEDYPWLPSTPKLEGFLFPDTYQIPGETPSPDAVVAQMLNQFERVALPLYAEAGDRADLTLLEWVTLASIVEKESVVDRERATISGVFHQRLDKGMTLGADPTVEYGLGIRQTQESPLTLKDVNTPSPYNTYLNPGLPPTPIASPGKASLEATLYPEDTEYLYFVARYDGTHIFSRTLAEHNRAIDRVAQAQQR; this is encoded by the coding sequence ATGACACAAGCACGTCCTTCCATTACCAAGTGGTTCTTCTATTTAATTCTACTTCCAGCAGCCCTCGGATTTTCCGGATGGCAAGGGTGGCAGTGGTGGAGCTGGGCAATTTCTCCAGTTCTCCCCGCGACCTCTGATGCTGCCCAAACTCAGCTACTCCTCGATATTCCTCTCGGAACGACAGGACAGCAGATTGGGGAAGATTTAGAAGCGATGGATGCCATCCGCTCGGCCCGAGCTTGGAATATTTGGGCGAAGTGGTTGCAACTGCGCGGTCGGATGAAACCCGAGTTGCAAGGGACGTTTCAGGCAGGAACTTATCAGTTATCTCCGACCCAGTCTCTACCGGAGATTGCAGCGAGTATTTGGTCGGGTAGTGTGGTGGAAACCACTTATACGATTCCGGAAGGATGGAATCTGGAACAGATGGGGGCTTATTTTGAGGGTCAAGGCTTTTTTACAGCGGCGGAATTTCTGGCGGCTGTCGATCGCATTTCAGGAGAGGATTATCCTTGGCTGCCCTCCACGCCGAAACTGGAGGGATTTTTGTTTCCCGATACGTATCAAATTCCCGGCGAAACGCCCAGTCCGGATGCTGTGGTTGCCCAAATGTTAAACCAGTTCGAGCGAGTGGCTCTGCCTTTATATGCGGAAGCGGGCGATCGCGCTGACTTAACTTTGTTAGAGTGGGTAACTCTGGCGAGTATCGTCGAGAAGGAGTCGGTGGTCGATCGCGAGCGGGCCACCATTTCTGGGGTATTTCATCAACGTTTGGATAAGGGAATGACTCTGGGAGCCGATCCGACGGTGGAATATGGTTTGGGGATTCGGCAAACTCAAGAGAGTCCCCTAACTCTCAAGGATGTGAATACTCCGTCTCCTTATAATACGTATCTCAATCCCGGATTGCCGCCGACTCCGATCGCCAGTCCCGGAAAGGCAAGCTTAGAAGCCACTCTTTATCCGGAAGACACGGAATATCTCTATTTTGTCGCTCGCTACGATGGCACTCATATTTTCAGTCGAACTCTAGCCGAACACAATCGAGCGATCGATCGAGTGGCCCAAGCCCAACAACGCTAG
- a CDS encoding DUF3326 domain-containing protein: MGGYAGDALPVAKAIASTCDFLVTHPNVLNGAAMYWNIPNALYVEGYALDRFAAGDWGLRPVRSNRISLVFDRAIEDELRQRHLQVADAARATLGLELTDYIITDAPLDVTLQPGGSQASWGTIGNPDSLLRAAESAIAEAGAEAIAVVARFPDDSDSQVLQDYRQGRGIDPIAGVEAIISHLVVRTFCVPCAHSPALQPLPLDPHISPRSAAEELGYTFLPCVLVGLSRAPQFISRTISKTSRRTSDLYSDRINTAIVPATACGGSAILKLSETKTRIIAVNDNTTQMRSPPELLKIPAIRVNSYLEAMGAIVAHRSGVSLESLQPTVLPLRSLSER, from the coding sequence ATGGGAGGCTATGCTGGGGATGCGCTACCTGTAGCTAAAGCGATCGCCTCTACCTGCGATTTCCTGGTGACTCATCCCAACGTCCTCAACGGAGCGGCGATGTATTGGAATATTCCCAATGCCCTGTACGTGGAAGGTTATGCTCTCGATCGCTTTGCGGCGGGGGATTGGGGATTGCGTCCGGTACGGAGCAACCGGATTAGTCTGGTCTTCGATCGCGCGATCGAGGACGAATTGCGACAGCGCCATCTTCAAGTTGCGGATGCGGCGCGAGCGACTCTCGGATTGGAGTTAACCGATTATATCATTACCGACGCCCCTTTAGATGTGACATTGCAACCCGGTGGGAGTCAAGCCAGTTGGGGAACCATTGGCAATCCCGATAGCCTGTTACGCGCGGCCGAATCGGCGATCGCAGAAGCCGGTGCCGAGGCCATTGCCGTCGTTGCCCGATTTCCAGACGACAGCGACAGCCAAGTCTTACAGGACTATCGCCAAGGTCGGGGAATCGATCCCATCGCCGGAGTTGAAGCCATTATTTCCCACCTGGTGGTCCGAACCTTTTGCGTCCCCTGCGCCCACTCTCCAGCCCTACAACCCCTGCCTCTCGACCCCCATATCTCCCCCCGCTCGGCAGCCGAAGAACTGGGCTATACCTTCCTTCCCTGCGTCCTCGTCGGTCTCAGCCGCGCTCCACAATTTATTTCCAGGACTATTTCCAAGACCTCGAGACGCACCAGCGATCTCTACTCCGATCGCATCAATACAGCCATTGTTCCAGCAACCGCCTGTGGTGGGAGTGCTATTTTAAAATTGAGTGAAACTAAAACGCGCATTATTGCCGTCAATGACAACACAACCCAAATGCGATCGCCCCCGGAACTACTCAAGATTCCAGCTATCCGGGTAAACTCGTACTTAGAAGCCATGGGAGCGATCGTGGCTCATCGCTCTGGAGTTAGCCTCGAATCTCTGCAACCCACTGTATTGCCTCTTCGCAGTCTTTCCGAGAGATAA
- a CDS encoding Uma2 family endonuclease, producing MLRSPTTISLEEFLTQPNIESSPAWELIDGQSLQKPMPTLFHSRVQRNLVNYINNRTKQLEAIQELRCLIPPYSPVPDIAVIAAERLSDEDGPFPGAPDWLIEIRSPEQNTLDLQNKILHCLRQGTELAWLIDINREQIWVWEGDELPIIYADTDILPNCGLGLELKVSDVMAMKGRKGS from the coding sequence ATGCTGCGATCGCCAACCACAATATCCCTAGAAGAATTTCTCACGCAACCGAACATTGAATCTTCTCCAGCCTGGGAATTAATTGACGGGCAAAGTCTGCAAAAACCAATGCCAACTCTATTCCATTCGCGAGTCCAACGCAACTTAGTTAATTATATCAATAATCGCACCAAGCAATTGGAAGCAATCCAAGAATTGCGCTGTCTGATTCCCCCTTATTCGCCAGTCCCCGATATCGCCGTTATTGCTGCGGAAAGGCTGAGCGATGAAGACGGGCCGTTTCCGGGTGCGCCAGATTGGCTAATTGAAATTCGCTCTCCCGAACAAAATACTTTAGACTTACAAAATAAAATTCTCCATTGCCTTCGTCAAGGCACAGAACTAGCTTGGTTAATCGATATCAATCGCGAGCAAATTTGGGTTTGGGAAGGAGACGAGCTACCGATAATTTATGCAGATACAGATATTTTACCGAATTGCGGTCTCGGTTTGGAATTGAAAGTCAGTGATGTAATGGCAATGAAAGGACGAAAGGGGAGCTGA
- a CDS encoding CHAT domain-containing protein, which yields MLRLWNWLKRLFNRLFGKSHQPPQPPAPTPAPAPDNARCEAVFMELLEGIYQGQTRGQSKGFLMAKNIKEATLIAWLREFAEQVQQNREQHQELGKRLQKLGNLGWGELSQVAAGLARELVVEEPRAEVIEAEFEGDGLGTEEEVWLERGNTQFMQGDLLGAIASYDKALEIKPDYHEAWYNRGLALGNLGRYEDAIASYDKALEIKPDDHQAWYSRGVTLGNLGRNEDAIASYDKALEIKPDYYEAWINRGIAAGNVSYSAPLQPSALTLQYPQLNQRGFEGKLASYQQGLTFCTQEKQPQGWGRLHRQIGRAYYNRGRKSLYSRDAGRSDFREALHHYGQALQTLTREAYPEDYLELIQDLIRVCNALGNESEAKAWRNEGLDVWSQLLADPHKSSYQKRQLAIKFIRFARMRVDVLLEDNQPLDAFRSAEEQKNLYLTWILDRQQETNLSPTYEQVQQTLLDTTTALIFWHLSDLTLTTFLLLPDESAPIPFTTSPEPLKRWLHHWDKAYEEHRETKASPQSEWRATLRQRLEELRDILHIPTLLSHLQPTENNPVPLTKGDLGGSNLILIPHLDLHRLPLHILFPDNFTITTLPSAQVGIQTRSQDIGKPDNALIVEPPANSLEKLPLAELEAKVISYLCNTSRLIPHNNATQTTLKEQLAQPYHLFHFTGHGSHDFKSPLDSCLLLQNDETLALRELIDRDFPLPNLRLVSLSACETAVTSREAFDDDYVGLVSGFLSRGTTQVLSTLWTVLDSSSGLFMMEFYWQLLQENQSPTRAFYYAQHWLKTLTPAQLVVWYHERGQFFLDKGESIEEEDLQLRVSDPGEQLQRKSRTLQKKIETGNLSPDTPLYAHPYYWAAFTLTHG from the coding sequence ATGCTGCGTCTCTGGAACTGGCTCAAACGCCTCTTTAACCGGCTCTTCGGCAAATCACATCAACCTCCACAACCTCCCGCGCCAACTCCTGCTCCCGCGCCGGATAATGCCCGATGCGAAGCCGTATTCATGGAACTGCTCGAGGGAATTTACCAAGGGCAGACGAGGGGACAGAGTAAAGGCTTTTTGATGGCGAAAAATATCAAAGAAGCGACACTTATCGCTTGGTTGCGCGAGTTTGCCGAGCAGGTGCAGCAGAACCGAGAACAGCACCAGGAACTGGGGAAACGGTTGCAGAAACTGGGAAACTTGGGATGGGGAGAACTCTCGCAAGTCGCCGCAGGTTTGGCGCGGGAGTTGGTGGTAGAGGAACCGAGAGCGGAAGTGATAGAAGCGGAGTTTGAGGGGGATGGGTTGGGAACAGAGGAGGAAGTATGGTTGGAGCGAGGGAATACTCAATTCATGCAGGGCGATCTTTTAGGTGCGATCGCCTCCTACGATAAGGCACTGGAGATTAAACCGGATTACCATGAAGCGTGGTACAACCGGGGGTTAGCACTGGGTAACTTAGGCAGATATGAAGATGCGATCGCCTCCTACGATAAAGCTCTGGAGATTAAACCGGACGACCATCAAGCTTGGTACAGCCGGGGGGTGACACTAGGTAACTTAGGCAGAAATGAAGATGCGATCGCCTCTTACGATAAAGCTCTGGAGATCAAACCGGACTACTATGAAGCTTGGATAAACCGAGGTATTGCCGCAGGAAACGTATCCTATTCTGCTCCTCTGCAACCTTCTGCCCTCACCCTGCAATATCCCCAACTCAACCAACGGGGTTTTGAGGGAAAACTCGCCAGCTACCAGCAAGGCTTAACCTTCTGTACTCAAGAGAAACAACCCCAAGGTTGGGGACGCTTGCACCGTCAAATTGGTCGCGCATACTATAACCGAGGACGCAAAAGCCTCTACAGCCGAGATGCAGGGCGATCTGACTTCCGCGAAGCACTCCACCACTATGGGCAAGCCTTGCAAACCCTCACCAGAGAAGCCTATCCGGAAGACTATCTCGAACTGATCCAAGATCTCATCCGAGTTTGCAATGCCCTCGGTAACGAAAGCGAAGCCAAAGCCTGGCGCAATGAAGGTTTGGACGTTTGGAGCCAACTGCTCGCAGATCCCCATAAATCTTCCTACCAAAAACGCCAACTCGCCATCAAATTTATCCGTTTTGCTCGGATGCGCGTCGATGTTCTCCTGGAAGACAACCAACCTCTCGATGCCTTCCGCAGCGCTGAAGAACAAAAAAACCTCTATCTCACCTGGATTTTAGACCGCCAGCAAGAAACCAACCTCAGTCCCACTTACGAGCAAGTCCAACAAACCCTGCTCGATACCACCACTGCCCTCATCTTCTGGCATCTGAGCGACCTCACCCTCACCACCTTCCTCCTCCTCCCCGATGAGTCCGCACCCATCCCCTTCACCACTTCTCCCGAACCCTTAAAACGCTGGCTCCATCACTGGGATAAAGCCTACGAAGAACACCGCGAAACCAAAGCCAGCCCCCAAAGCGAGTGGCGCGCAACCCTACGCCAACGCCTGGAAGAACTCCGCGACATCCTCCATATTCCCACTCTCCTCTCCCATCTCCAACCCACCGAAAACAACCCAGTCCCCCTTACCAAGGGGGATTTAGGGGGATCGAACCTCATCCTCATTCCCCACCTGGACTTACACCGTCTCCCGCTCCATATCCTCTTCCCGGATAACTTCACCATCACCACCCTCCCCAGCGCCCAAGTCGGCATCCAAACCCGTTCCCAGGATATCGGAAAACCGGATAACGCCCTCATCGTCGAACCTCCCGCAAACTCCCTAGAAAAACTCCCCCTCGCCGAACTCGAAGCAAAAGTTATTTCCTATCTCTGCAATACTTCTCGCCTCATCCCCCACAACAACGCCACCCAAACCACTCTCAAAGAACAACTCGCCCAACCCTATCACCTCTTCCACTTTACCGGTCACGGCAGCCACGACTTCAAATCTCCCCTAGACTCCTGCCTTCTGCTCCAAAACGACGAAACCCTCGCGCTCCGGGAACTGATCGATCGCGACTTTCCCCTCCCCAACTTGCGCCTCGTCTCCCTGTCTGCCTGCGAAACCGCTGTCACCAGTCGCGAAGCTTTCGACGACGACTATGTGGGTTTGGTCAGTGGTTTTCTCTCCCGTGGCACTACCCAAGTTCTCTCTACCCTCTGGACGGTTCTGGATAGCTCCAGCGGTCTGTTCATGATGGAATTTTACTGGCAACTGCTGCAAGAAAACCAATCTCCCACCCGCGCTTTTTACTATGCTCAACATTGGCTGAAAACGCTGACACCCGCGCAATTGGTTGTCTGGTATCATGAACGAGGACAGTTCTTTCTCGATAAAGGAGAAAGCATCGAAGAAGAAGACCTGCAATTGCGAGTTAGCGATCCGGGAGAACAGTTACAAAGAAAAAGTAGAACCTTGCAAAAAAAGATAGAAACTGGCAATCTTTCTCCCGATACTCCTCTCTACGCTCATCCCTATTATTGGGCTGCCTTTACCCTCACTCATGGCTAA
- a CDS encoding 2Fe-2S iron-sulfur cluster-binding protein produces MPETFTVEINHQGTTHKIEVPSDEKILEVANANGLDLPQSCLSGVCETCAVLLTEGNVSYRDENDAMGLSPELRAKGYALLCSAYPQSNIKLVTEKEDEVYDAQFGQGKK; encoded by the coding sequence ATGCCCGAAACTTTTACTGTTGAAATTAATCATCAAGGCACAACCCACAAAATTGAAGTCCCGTCAGACGAAAAAATCCTCGAGGTCGCCAATGCCAACGGTCTAGATTTGCCTCAATCCTGTTTGTCGGGGGTCTGCGAAACCTGTGCCGTGTTGCTTACCGAAGGCAATGTTAGTTATCGGGACGAAAATGATGCCATGGGATTAAGTCCGGAACTGCGAGCCAAGGGTTATGCCCTATTGTGTTCGGCTTATCCTCAATCTAATATTAAGCTAGTGACCGAAAAGGAAGATGAGGTTTATGACGCTCAGTTTGGTCAAGGGAAAAAGTAA